The nucleotide sequence GCTCGGCCGTGGGCAGGCCGGTGTGGGTCATCTTCAGCAGCGTGCCGTCCGGCTGCTCGACCAGGTCGATCTCGACCAGGCTCGACCCCGGCGGCACCGCCTCGCTGCCGTCCCAGCCGAAGCTGTAGGCCAGGCGATGCACCGGCACCACCTCGCGGAAGGCGCCGCGGGCGAAGCGGGCCCCGGTGACGTTGACCAGGTAGAGCCCGCCGGGCTGCGGGTCGAGCTGCGCCTCGGTGCCCATCCAGCGCAGGATCTGCTGCGGGTCGGTCAGCAGCGCGAACACCGCGGCGGGCGGCGCCGGGATATGGGTTTCGCGGCGGACGATGAGATCGTCTGGCATCGGTCTCCTCCACGGTTCTGACGGTCAGGCCTCATCCTTCGACGGAGGGCAGCCGGGCGACGGCACGGAGTCCGGATCGCGGCCGGCGACCACCGCCGCGAGGCGTTCGAGAAAGAACGCCCAGCCCCGCTCATGCAAAGACAGGGCCGAGGGCGGCAGGCCGCTATGGGTCATCCGCATCAGGGTGCCGTCCGGCTGCTCGATCAGGTCGATCTCGACCTGGCTGGAGCCCGGCGGCACCTCGGCATTGCCCTCCCAGCCGAAGCTGTAGACCAGGCGGTGCACCGGCACCACCTCGCGGAACGCGCCGCGCACGATGTTGATGCCGTCGACGTCGAGCAGGTAGAGCCCGCCGGGCTGCGGTTCCAGCGTCGCGCCGATGCCCATCCAGCGCAGCAGCTTCTCAGGGTCGGTCAGGAAGGCGAAGAGGGTGGCGGGCGGCGCCGGGACCTGGATCTCGCGCCGGAAGACGGTCGGTTCGTCCATGGGCTTCCCCTCCGGCGGTCCCGGTTCAGGCCGGCAAAATAACACGGCGCGGACGGGTTTCACCACCCGCTGCGGGCCGACCGCAGGGAGGCCTGCAGGTAGGATCGGCACATCAGCGTCAGCTCGCGCCGCAGCTCCTGCAGCGCAGCCGGCGTTGCGCCGCGCTCGAACACCACTCGCGTGCTGCCGGCGATACTGGAGAACACCGCGAAGGCGACAGTGGGCAGGCTCGCGAAATCCGCGTCCGGCGCGCTGGCCAGCAGCCCGGCCGCCGCGGCCACGTTGTGGTCGACCGCCGCAGCCAGCAGCGCGGTCGAATCCAGGTCCTCGGCGATCAGGTACAGGGCCTGGGTGACGTCGAGCCGCGCCGCCTTGGCGTCGAGAAAGGCGCCGACCAGGAGATCCGCCAGCTCGGCAACCGGGCGGCCCCGGCCTCGGTCGCAGGCCGCCGCGACCGCATCCGCGACATGCGCCAGATGCCGCTGCAGCACTGCATAGAGCAGTGCCTGCTTGTGCGGGAAGTACTGGTACATCGTGCCGACCGAAACGCCCGCCCGCTCCGCCACGCGGGTCGTGGTCAGCCGCCGCTCCCCCTCGGCCAGCAGAACCTGAATGGTCGCCTCGAAGATCGCGTCGACGGTCGCCTCGGCTCGCGCTTGGCGCGGCCACTTCCGGGGCTTCAGGGCGGCGGGCGGCGAGACCTGCAAAAGCGAATTCCCGGAACTGAAGGATCCTTCATATCCTAGCCGCTCCTCGCTCCTATCGCCAGGTCTTCCCATGAGCGTTTCCCCGACTGCCCTGATCATCGGCGCCTCGCGCGGCCTCGGCTTGGCCCTGGCCGGCGAGTGGCTGGCGCGCGGCTGGACCGTGCTGGCCACGGTCCGCGGCGCGGGCCGGACCGCCCTGCATGAGCTGGCGGATTCCTCGAACGGCCGGCTCACCGTCGAGACGCTGGAGATGACCGATCCCGCCGCGGTCGATGCGCTGCGCGACCGGCTGTCGCGCCGCGCGCTCGACCTGCTGTTCGTCAATGCCGCGGTGGCCAACGGCGCCAGCGAGCGTGTCGACCGGGTCACGACGGAGGAGTTCAGCCGGGTGATGGTGACGAACGCCCTGGCCCCGATGCGCATCGTCGAGCGGCTGGGCGGCTTGGTCCGTCCGGACGGCACGATCGCGGTGATGTCCTCCAGCCTGGGCAGCGTCGCGCTGAACGAGACCGGCGGATGGGAGGTCTACCGGGCCAGCAAGGCGGCCCTCAACATGCTGATGCGGTCCTATGCCGCCCGCCACGCCGGCGACCGGCACAGCCTGGCCCTGGTGGACCCGGGCTGGGTCCGGACCGACATGGGCGGGGCGGAGGCCAGCCTCGACACCGGCGAGAGCATCCCCGGCGTGGCCGATGCGCTGGAGGCGCGGCGCGGCCGGCCCGGGCTGCAGTTTTTCGATTATAGGGGCGAGACGGTGCCGTGGTAGCGGCGTCCGTCGGCCCTCTGCGCGGGTGACAGATCCCGCCCCACGGCGGCATCATCCCCGCATGGACCTACCCGCGCCCCTCGCCTGGCTGCTGGACGATGCCGGCGCCTCGCCCGGCCCCGACCGCTTCCTGGCCGAGCTCGGCGGCCGCCTGTTGGCCGACGGGCTGCCGCTGGCCGGCGCCGCCCTGACCCTGGCGGTACCGCATCCGATCGTCGCCCGCCGTACCTGGCTGTGGCGGGCCGGGACCGGCGCGGTGATCGAGGCGCTGGGCTTCGCCGGCATGCCGCTGGCGGCGGCCGGCCCGCCCGGCCGGGGCGGCCGCGACTGGCTGTCGGGGCTGGGGCCGGGCCCGGTGCAGGAGCAGACGGCCGGGCCGGCGGTGCTGGCCTGGGCCGGCACCCGGCCGTTCGACCCCGACGAATCCCACCGGCTGCGCCAGGCCGCGCGCTTCGCCGCGGCGCCGCTCTCCGCCCTGGCCTCGCGGGCAGCGCTGGCGGCCCTGCTGGAGGCCTATCTCGGCCGGCGCAGCGCCGCCCGGGTGCAGGCCGGCGCGCTGCGCCGCGGCGCCGGCGAGACCATCCGCGCCGCCCTGCTCTGCGCCGACCTCCGCGACTTCACCGCCCTGTCCGAGCAGACCGAGCCGGCCGAGGTGATCGCCACGCTGGACGCCTGGTTCGACCGCATCGCCGGGGCGGTGCACGCCTTCGGCGGCGAGGTGCTGAAGTTCATGGGCGACGGGCTGCTGGCGATCTTCCCGGTCGCCGGCGAGACCCGCGAGGCCTGCGAGGCGGCGCTGCGCGCGGTCGCCGCCGCCCGCGCCGGCATGGCCCATCTCGACGCCGCGCGGCAGGCCCGGGGCCTGCCGCCGCTGCCCTTCGGCGCGGCGCTGCATCTGGGCGAGATGATGTGGGGCAACATCGGCGCTGCCGACCGGCTGGACTTCACCGCCATCGGCCCCGCCGTCAACCTGGTCAGCCGGCTGGAGGGGCTGTGCCGGCCGCTGGGCCGGGCGGTGCTGATCTCCGGCGCGCTGGCAGCCGAGACCGCGGCGCCCCTGGTATCGCTGGGCGAGCACCCGCTGCGCGGCATCGCGGCGCCCTGCGCCGTCTTCACCCTGCCGGATGCGTGACCGGGCCGGCCGAGGCCAGCAGCTCCTCGCAAAGCTCGGCGATCACCAGCCAGGTCCCCACCCAGTGCCGCTCGCGGCCGGGCGCGCAGGCCTCGGCCTGGCGCCGCGCCTCCTCCGGCGCCGCCGGTCCGTGCCGGCGCAGCAGCACCCGGGCGGAGAGCTCGAGCTCATGGGCGGTCAGGCGGCTCATGCGCGCGGTCCGGAAACAGGGGGGACGTCACCCCTGTCTATGGCGAGTATATAAAATTGTCTACATTGAAACGGAGATCGAACCAAAATCGATTAGGAAAGTTCGGCCGCCAGCAGAGCCGAAGGGGATCCCGGTCCGGATCCCCTTCGCCACAATGATCGGATAAGATCAGGCGGCCTTGCCCAGATGGCCGTCCTTGACCAGAACTTCGGCGATCTGGACGGCGTTCAGCGCCGCGCCTTTACGGAGATTGTCGGCGACCACCCAGAAGGACAGGCCGTTCTCGACCGTGCTGTCCTCGCGGATGCGGCTGACATAGACCAGATCCTCGCCGGCGCATTCGACCGGGGTGACGTAGCCCTCATCGGCGCGGTGGTCGACCACCGAGATCCCCGGCGCCCGCTTCAGCGCGGCCCGCGCTTCCTCGGCCGAGATCGGGTTCTCGCACTCGATGTTCACCATCTCGGAATGGCCGATGAAGACCGGCACGCGCACGCAATGCGACACGACCTTGATGGCGGGGTCGAGGATCTTCTTGGTCTCGGCCACCATCTTCCACTCCTCCTTCGTCGACCCGTCGTCCATGAAGACGTCGATATGCGGGATGACGTTGAAGGCGATCTGCTTGGTGAACCGCTCCTTGACGATCGGGTCGTTCACATAGACGGCGCGGGTCTGGTTGAACAGCTCGTCCATTGCCTCCTTGCCGGCGCCGGAGACCGACTGGTAGGTCGAGACCACGACGCGGCGGATCTTGGCCAGCTGGTGCAGCGGCTTCAGCGCCACCACCATCTGGATGGTGGAGCAGTTCGGGTTGGCGATGATGCCCTTCCTGCGGAAGCCGGCGATCGCCTGCGGGTTGACCTCGGGCACCACCAGCGGCACGTCCGGGTCCATCCGGAACTGCGAGGTGTTGTCGATCACCACCGCCCCGGCCCTGGCCGCGCGGGGCCCGTGCACCGCCGAGACCTTGGCGCCCGGCGAGGACAGCACGATGTCGATGCCCTTGAAGTCGAACTTGGCGAGGTCCTGCACGTCGAGGACGTCGTCCTCGCCGAAGGAGACCTGGCGCCCGACCGACCGCTCCGAGGCCAGCGCGACGACCTCGTCGACCGGGAATTCCCGTTCGGCGAGGATGGAAAGCATCTCGCGACCGACATTGCCGGTGGCACCGATGACCGCGACCCGATAGCCCATATCCGTAATCCGGCTGTTCGATTGCTGCAGGGGACGCACTCGGTAGAATGTATGCCGATCCGCGCGCAATGGGACAGCCATGCGATTCGCGCGCGGCGATCATGCCGCCAGGTGCCGGCTGGCGGCTGGACAAGGGAGGAACGGAGATGGCCGAGAGGCTGCCGAGCTATTCCGCCTTCTGGCCCTATTACCTGCGCGAGCATGCGCAGCCGCGGACCCGGGCGCTGCATTTCTTCGGCACCAGCCTGGCGCTGCTCTGCCTCGTGCTCCTGATCGTCACCGGCAGCTGGTGGTGGCTCCTGGCGGCGCTGGTCTCGGGATACCTTTTCGCCTGGATCGGCCACTTCTTCGTCGAGCATAACCGCCCGGCGACCTTCACCTATCCGCTGTGGTCGCTCTTCAGCGACTTCCGCATGTACGGGCTGTGGGTCTCCGGCCGGCTGGAGGACGAGCTGCGCCGGGCGGGAGTGCAGCCGTAACGCTGCAGTCGCGCCCCTGCCCCTCATACCGGCAAGCTCGTGATCCGACTCTTTCCTCTCCCAAGAAAGAACCGTCATTGCGAGGAGGCGAAGCCGACGAAGCAATCCAGGGGCCAGTGCGAGCCGCCCTGGATTGCTCACATGAGGAGTGTATGGGTCAAGGGGGGGCGAGAGGTCTTTCGTTGTTGCTGGCGGCGATGGCGTGACCGATGGCGCGCGCAGATCAAGTCAAGGCCGGCCCGCAGGGGCGCCGCGAAGCGGCTTGGTCTTGACGTGATCGAGCGCGCCATCAAGCTGGTGCGGTCGGCAGCACCGGAGCGGAGGGCCGTGGCGATCCCTGGGTCGAGCCGGTGCGACGATCTGGGTTGCCGGCCAGATCAAACTCACATTCGGTCGTCGCGCGAGGCGACAGCACCACGCTTCCGCTTGCGGCGGGCAGGCTCGAGAGGACGAGACCAGTCTTCGTTGCGGCGATGAGCCATGCAATCCATCGGTTCGTCCACCCGGATCGGCCGAGGCTGATCGGGCCTCGGCGGAACGGCTGGGCGGCGGCCTGTGGTCAGGCCGTCTTGATCACCGCGCCCTCGATGACGACGCCGGCTGTGACGTACTTCCACAAGGCCACCAGAAGCTTGCGCGCCAGGGCGACGATGGCGCGCTTGCGGTCGCGCTGGCCACGGGCCTGGAACCAGCGTGCCAGGGCCGACTGCGGCTGGTGCCGCAGCCACAGCCAGGCGAGCTGGATCATCACGGTGCGCAGCCGCGGATTGCCGGCCTTCGACACACCCTGCTCATGCATGATGCTGCCGCTGCGCCACGGCGTCGCCGCCAGCCCCGCATAGGCGGCCACCTGGCGGCGATTGGCGAAGGATCGATAGAAGCCCTCCGACCAGAGAACCGCCGCAAAGGTGGCGCCGATCCCCCGCACTGCCGACAGCATCGCCACCGGCTCCGAGGCGGCCGTCTCACCGGCGCCGGTCTCGGCCAGCACGGCCTCCTGCTCGGCCTCGACCCTCTTGATCTGGTCGACCAGCAGCTCGAGCCGGTCCAACTCGCGGCTGATCTGCGCCGTCAAGTGCGGCGGCAGCGCCCGCCCGTCGGCCGTGTGCAAGGCCGCAAGCCGCTCCCGCCGGTCGCGCCGCTGCGGCGCGTAGTCGGTGATACCCTGCGCGAACAGAAGCCCCTTGATCCGGTTCACATGCGTGGTCCGCTCACAGATCAGCGTCTGGCGTTCGCGGCACAGCCGGCGCCGATCCTCCTCTTCCGGAGAGGGCGCCACCACCATGGCGCAGACCCGCGGCTCGCCGCGCTTGTAGGCCAGAAGCGCCCGCAGCAGCGCCTCGCCGTCGAGCCGGTCCGTCTTGGCCCGCCGGCGCCGACGCGGCGCCGCAATCGACGCCGGATCCACCACGTGGCTCTCGATCCCCTCCCGACACAGAACCCGGTGCAGCCAGAACCCGTCCAGCCCAGTCTCCTGAACGGTGATGATCGGATAGCTCCGGCCCGTCCGCATCGCCGCCTTGCGCCTGAACTCTGCAAACAGCGCCAGCAGCCCCGCGACATCGCCCGCCCCGACGCTGTGCTTGGACATCTTCTCCCCGCCGCCGGGCGACAGTGAGGTGATCAGCCAACTCGAACGGCTCAGTTCCAATGACACAAAAATTGCGCCAATCTGTGTCCGGATAGCGGCCTGTCCCTCGCAAGGTTGATCGAGCATCGGTCGTCTCCAGGGTGAGTGGGATAGCAACCTCAGCCTGGGCCGACTCCTGGCCGCTATCCACCCTCATGGAATCTTCGCTGCGCTCGCAATGACGATCTTTTCATGGACTCGCTGGTATCAGCTGTCATTGCCGGGCTTGATGTATGGCCCGGGGAGATGGCGGACACCTGTTCGGAGACATGGCGGACAGATCATGGGTCGGTCAAGTCGATGGTGGCGATGAGGTGGCTGGCGAAGAAGACGCCGAAGCGGCCGTCGGTGGTCTGTGGCCGAATGGCGACGCGTTCGCCGCGGAAGGCCTGGGGGACCTTCCAGAGCCGGCCGCGGAAGCTGACATAGGCTTTGGTGGTGCCGACGGTGCGGACGAGATCGAGGCTGTCGTACTCGACCTCGGGCAGGCGGCTGGGCATGGCGCGGGGGCTGGAGCGGTAGCGGCTGCCGGGGACCTGCTGCTGGAGCGCCTGGTGCGGGCGCTGCCAGTTGTAGAGCTCGCGCCAGCGGTCGAAGGCGCGCTGGGCGGCGGCGAGGTCGGGGAAGGGCTCGAGGGCGAAGACCTCGGCCGCGAGGGTGCGGTGGAAGCGCTCGATCTTGCCGCGGCTCTGGGGATGATAGGGTCGGCTGTACAGGACCCGGATGCCGAGCTTGAGGAACCAGACCGCAAGCCGGGTCCAGCGCTCGCCCGAGGCGTCGCCCCAGGGGGCGCCGTTGTCGATGAAGATGGCCTCGGGCAGGCCGTGTCGCCGGAAGGTCGCCGTGAGCCGGTCCTGCACGGTCTGGCTCTTCTGATCGGCACAGGCCTGCAGACAAGGCGAGAAGCGGGAGTGGTCGTCGAGCACGGTCAAGGGATAGCACCGGCCGCCCCGGACGAGCGGCTCCCAGCCTTTGAAGTCCATCTGCCACAGCCGGTTCGGCGCCGCCGCCTCGAAACGCCGATAGGGCTGGGTCGCCTCGGCTGCCACCGGATCGATCCGGCCGTGCCGGACCAGGATCGCGTGCACGGTCGAGGCCGCCGGCGGTGCGATCCCGTCCCAGGCCAGGCGGCGGACGATCTTGCGGGCGCCCCACGCCGGATGCGCATCCCGCACCGCCAGCACTGCCGTCTCCAGCTCTGCCGTGCTGCGGCCGGGGCTCACATGTGGCCGGCGCGAGCGGTCCGCCAGCTCGGCATCGCCGGCCTGCCACCGCGCCAGCCATTTGTAGCCCACATCCGGGCTGATCCCGAACCGGCGGCACAGCTCCCGACGGTTCGCCCCCTCCTGCTCCGCCAGCCGGACAAATTCCCGACGCTGCTCCATGACCGACACCTCCCGCCACGCCATGGCCGCCTCCCAAGACGCCGATGCCATGGCTCAATGTGTCAGTCATCTCCCAGAACACCCGTCTGGGATCTCCCCGGGCCATACACTTGACCCGGCAATCCAGTGGGCGTCGACACCCTCTGAATGCCCGGGTCAAGCCCGGGCATGACAGTATGGGGGACGGAACGGGACGATCAGAACCGGTACCGCAGCCCCAGCGCCACGATGTCGACGCTGCCGCTGTTCTTGGCGTCGTAATCCACCTGCATCTCCAGCGGCGTGCCGGTGTAGAAGTCGCGCTCGGCGTCCATCTTGCGGCCGTCGATGAAGATGTGGGTGTAGGCGAAGTCGACCGACAGGTTCTCCATCACGTCGTAGCTTGCGCCGGCCGACAGCCAGTAGCGGTCGCCGTCCGGGGTGCGGCTGGAGCGGAAGCCGGCCTTGGTCGGCGTCGGGTCGTACTGGAAGCCGGCGCGCAGCGTCAGGTCGTCGTTCCAATAGTATTCGCCGCCGATCGAGACGCCGACCGTGTCCTGATAGCGCTGCTCGTTCACCAGGTCGTCGCCGCCGTCGGAGCGCTTGACCCGGATTTCCTTGAAGGACGACCAGCCGTACCAGGTGACGCCGCCCAGGAGCGCGATCTGCGGCGTGACCTCCTGCCGGATGCCGAAGGACAGGATCGGCGGCAGGTTCAGCTTGGCCCGGCCGCCGGTGTCGAAATCGGCGCTTCCGGGCAGGCCCGGCAGCGGCGGGAAGTCGATGCCGTCGAGCTTGGCGTTGCCGTCCAGCATGTGGTCGACGCCGGAACGGAAATGCACGCCGATCCGGGTGCCTTCCACCGGCTGCACGATGGCGCCGATGTTGTAGCCGATGGCCCAGCTGTCGCCCTTGATCGTCAGGTCGCCGTCGTCGGAGAAGGCCGGCACCAGCCGCCCGACCGGGTTCGGCACCTTGCTCTCGAGCTTGGCCCAGGCATAGGAGATGTCGATGCCGCCGCCGATCGACAGCCAGTCGTTCACGCGGTAGGCCACGGTCGGCGAGAAGTTGTAGACCTGCAGCTCGGTCTTGGTGGCGTCGTAGCGGCCGAACCAGTTGCTGTTGTACTGGCTCTCCAGCCCGAAGGGTGCGCCGAGGCCGATGCCGAACCACAGGCGGTTGTCGGTCGACGGCACCGGCAGGGCGACATAGCCGTGCGGCACCAGGGTCGGGTCGTAGGGGTTGTTGCTCTTGCTCTCGCCCGAGACGGCGCCGGGCGGCGGGTCGAAGATGCCGAGCGGCGTGCGGAAGGCGGGATAGTCGATGGTCGAGCCGTCGTCCTTCAGCCGGGAATCCGGGATCAGCAGGCTGCCGCCGAACTGGGCCTCGCCCTGCTTCAGGAAACCCATGCCGGCCGGGTTGAAATAGATGGTGCTGGCGTCGTCGGCTGCGGCGGCGGAGCCGGCGAAGGCGCGGCCGAGGCCGGGCACGCTCTGCTCCTGGATGTAGAAGCCCGCCGCATTCGCCGCCCCGGACCCGAGCCCCGCCACGGCGGACATGGCCGCCACCCCCAGCGCCAGACGCGAAATCCCCTGCTTCATCTCGGCGTGTTCCCCCCTTGTCGACCGATCTGTTGCGCAACGTTGCGCTTGTAACAATACGTCACGCTGAACAAGGCGGTGTCGTCAAGCACTGTTCAAGGTCTCGATGAGATTGAATACCTGCGGCGCTGCAAAGCCCAGCCGGACGCTACGTCAACCCGCCGCGAAAAATGCCGCCAGGAAGAACAGCCGCGCGCGATCCTCGCCGGCGGCCGGGGGCGAATCGCGTAAAATTGATTCGGATATGCGCGGCGATTGGCGAAAGGCCAGACAAAAAGGGCGAGGCCGACGGCCCCGCCCTTTCGCACTGCACAAATACTGAGAACCGGTTTAACGGGACCGAGCGGCCATCGCTTCGAGGATCGCCGTGCCCATGTCGCCGGTCGACACCACCTGGGTGGCGCCGGTGCCGGCGATGTCCGCCGTCCGGATGCCGCGGTCCAGCACGTCCGACACCGCGGCCTCCAAGAGGTCGGCCTCGGCGGCGAGGTCGAAGCTGTAGCGCAGCATCATGCCGAAGCTGAGCAGCGTGGCGATCGGGTTGGCCTTGCCCTGCCCCGCGATGTCGGGCGCCGAGCCGTGCACCGGCTCGTACAGCGCCTTGCGGCGGCCGGTGGCGTCGGGGGCGCCGAGCGAGGCCGAGGGCAGCATGCCGAGCGAGCCGGTCAGCATCGCCGCCTCGTCCGACAGCATGTCGCCGAACAGATTGTCGGTGACGATGACGTCGAACTGCTTGGGGTTGCGCACCAGCTGCATGGCGCAGTTGTCGGCCAACATGTGGCTGAGCTGGACGTCCGAATACTGCTCCTGGTGCAGCTTGGTCACCTCCTCGCGCCACAGCCGGCCTGATTCCATGACGTTCATCTTCTCGACCGAGCACAGCCTGTTGCCGCGCTTGCGCGCCAGCTCGAAGGCCACGGCGGCGACGCGGCGGATCTCCGAGGTGGTGTAGACCTGGGTGTTGACGCCGCGGCGTTCGCCGTTGCCGAGATCGGTGATGCCGCGCGGCTCGCCGAAATACACGCCGCCGGTCAGCTCGCGCACGATCAGGATGTCGAGGCCCTCGACCACCTCGCGCTTCAGCGTCGAGGCGTCGGCCAGGGCCGGATAGACCAGCGCCGGCCGCAGATTGGCGAACAGCTCCAGGTCCTTGCGCAGGCGCAGCAGGCCGGCCTCGGGCCGGATCGAGAAGTCGACGCCGTCCCATTTCGGCCCGCCGACCGCGCCCAGCAGCACGGCGTCGACCGCCAGCGCCTTCTCCATGGTCGCGTCGGTGACCGGCACGCCGTTGACGTCGATCGAGCAGCCGCCGACCAGCTGCTCGTCGATGTCGAAGCCGACCGCGCGGTGGCTGCCCAGCCATTCGGCGGCGCGCTTGACCTCGCCCATCACCTCCGGGCCGATGCCGTCACCGGCCAGGACGAGGAGCTTCTTGTTGGCAGCCATGGGAAAACGACCTTCAGCGGAGGTTGGAGGAACGATGGTGGATGAGGGAAGCCCGTCGGTTCAGGCGGCCAGCCAGGGCTGGGCGGTCTTCCGCTTCGCCTCGAAGCTGTCGATCGCCGGGGCCTGCTGCAGGGTCAGGCCGATGTCGTCGAGGCCGTTGATCAGGCAGTGCTTGCGGAACGGGTCGAGGTCGAAGCGGATGGTCTGGCCGTCCGGCCGGGTGATCTCCTGCTTCTCCAGGTCGACCGTGACGGTCGAGTTGGCGCCGTTCTCGGCGTCCTTCATCAGCAGGTCGACCTGCTCCTGCGGCAGGGCGATCGGCAGGATGCCGTTCTTGAAGCAGTTGTTGTAGAAGATGTCGGCGAAGCTGGGCGCGATGACGCAGCGGATGCCGAAATCCAGCAGCGCCCAGGGCGCGTGCTCGCGCGACGAGCCGCAGCCGAAATTGTCGCCGGCGACCAGGATCTGCGCCTTCTGGTAGGCCGGCCGGTCGAGCACGAAATCCTTCGGGTTGCCCTGCTCGTCGGTGCGCAGCTCGTAGAACAGCCCGGCGGCGAGGCCGGTGCGCTTGATCGTCTTCAGGAACTGCTTGGGGATGATCATGTCGGTGTCGACATTGACGATCGGCAGCGGCGCTGCGACGGCGGTGAGCGTGGTGAAGGGCTGCATGGCGTGCGGCTGTGCTCAAAGGGCCAGAGGGAAAGTCAGCCGGGAAGTCATGCCACAGCCGGCCGCCGGCCCAAAGCCCGGAATCGTCACCATTCCCGCGGTGCAATTCTCCTCATGAGTCCCTCTCCCCTTGCGGGAGGGGGACTCAACAGGAATTGCTCAACCGACCTTCCCCCGCGGCAGCGCGAACAGCAGCCCGAGCGTGACCAGCGTCGCCAGCCCGCCATAGCCGGCCGCTGTGGCGAAGGCGCGGGCGTAGGCCACGGCCTCGCTCGCCCCGGCGGCGCGGGCGCGGTCCAGCACCGCGGCGAACAGGATCCCGGCCAGGGCCACGCCGAAGGCGCCGCCGACCTGCTGCATGGTGCTGAGCATGCCCGACGCCGAGCCGATGTCGCCGTCGCGGATGCCGCCGAGCACGGTGTTGAGCAGCGGCGTCATCAAGAGGCCCTGGCCGGTGCCGAGCAGCAGCAGCGCCGGGATCAGCGCCTCCGCCTGCAGCGGCGCCGCCACCAGCGCCGTGGCGGCGGCGGCGAACTCGCCCAGCGCCGCGATCGCGGCCCCGGCCATCAGCACCGCGCGGCGGTGCTCCGGCGCCACCCGGCCGGCGGCGATCGAGGCGACCATGAAGGAGACGGCGGCCGGGGAGAACACCAGCCCCGCCGCCAGCGCCGAGCGGCCGAGCCCGAGCTGCGCCAGGAAGGCATAGGCGAGGTAGACCGAGTTCAGCGTCGAATAGAACACCAGCACCAGCAGCACCCCGGCGGCGAAGGCGCGGTCGCGGAACAGCGCCGTCTGCAGCAGCGGCGAG is from Inquilinus sp. Marseille-Q2685 and encodes:
- a CDS encoding OmpP1/FadL family transporter produces the protein MKQGISRLALGVAAMSAVAGLGSGAANAAGFYIQEQSVPGLGRAFAGSAAAADDASTIYFNPAGMGFLKQGEAQFGGSLLIPDSRLKDDGSTIDYPAFRTPLGIFDPPPGAVSGESKSNNPYDPTLVPHGYVALPVPSTDNRLWFGIGLGAPFGLESQYNSNWFGRYDATKTELQVYNFSPTVAYRVNDWLSIGGGIDISYAWAKLESKVPNPVGRLVPAFSDDGDLTIKGDSWAIGYNIGAIVQPVEGTRIGVHFRSGVDHMLDGNAKLDGIDFPPLPGLPGSADFDTGGRAKLNLPPILSFGIRQEVTPQIALLGGVTWYGWSSFKEIRVKRSDGGDDLVNEQRYQDTVGVSIGGEYYWNDDLTLRAGFQYDPTPTKAGFRSSRTPDGDRYWLSAGASYDVMENLSVDFAYTHIFIDGRKMDAERDFYTGTPLEMQVDYDAKNSGSVDIVALGLRYRF
- the leuB gene encoding 3-isopropylmalate dehydrogenase gives rise to the protein MAANKKLLVLAGDGIGPEVMGEVKRAAEWLGSHRAVGFDIDEQLVGGCSIDVNGVPVTDATMEKALAVDAVLLGAVGGPKWDGVDFSIRPEAGLLRLRKDLELFANLRPALVYPALADASTLKREVVEGLDILIVRELTGGVYFGEPRGITDLGNGERRGVNTQVYTTSEIRRVAAVAFELARKRGNRLCSVEKMNVMESGRLWREEVTKLHQEQYSDVQLSHMLADNCAMQLVRNPKQFDVIVTDNLFGDMLSDEAAMLTGSLGMLPSASLGAPDATGRRKALYEPVHGSAPDIAGQGKANPIATLLSFGMMLRYSFDLAAEADLLEAAVSDVLDRGIRTADIAGTGATQVVSTGDMGTAILEAMAARSR
- the leuD gene encoding 3-isopropylmalate dehydratase small subunit, whose product is MQPFTTLTAVAAPLPIVNVDTDMIIPKQFLKTIKRTGLAAGLFYELRTDEQGNPKDFVLDRPAYQKAQILVAGDNFGCGSSREHAPWALLDFGIRCVIAPSFADIFYNNCFKNGILPIALPQEQVDLLMKDAENGANSTVTVDLEKQEITRPDGQTIRFDLDPFRKHCLINGLDDIGLTLQQAPAIDSFEAKRKTAQPWLAA